One genomic segment of Ancylobacter sp. IITR112 includes these proteins:
- the odhB gene encoding 2-oxoglutarate dehydrogenase complex dihydrolipoyllysine-residue succinyltransferase, translating to MATEIRVPTLGESVTEATIGKWFKKAGDAVAADEPIVELETDKVTIEVPAPSAGVLSEIIAKDGETVGVGALLGSIGEGSGAAKSAPAAAPVRAEAPKAEAPKVEAPKAEAAAPAAAPAGSNGPAVAKLAAESGLNPAMLAGTGKDARVTKGDMLAALAAAPAPAAARAPAAPRAPSSPDDAAREERVKMTKLRQTIARRLKDAQDTAAMLTTFNDVDMSAVMNLRAQYKDVFEKKHGVKLGFMGFFTKAVIQALKDVPEVNAEIDGTDLVYKNYYHIGIAVGTDKGLVVPVVRDADQLSIAEIEKTIAGLGRKARDGKLGIEDMQGGTFTITNGGIYGSLMSTPILNAPQSGILGMHRIEERPVVVKGQIVARPMMYLALSYDHRIVDGKGAVTFLVRVKEALEDPTRLVLDL from the coding sequence ATGGCCACCGAGATCCGCGTTCCGACGCTGGGCGAATCGGTCACCGAGGCAACGATCGGCAAGTGGTTCAAGAAGGCCGGTGACGCCGTCGCCGCCGACGAGCCGATCGTCGAACTGGAGACCGACAAGGTCACGATCGAGGTTCCCGCGCCCTCGGCCGGCGTACTCTCGGAGATCATCGCCAAGGACGGCGAGACGGTCGGCGTCGGCGCGCTGCTCGGCTCCATCGGCGAGGGCTCGGGCGCGGCCAAGTCGGCTCCCGCCGCGGCGCCCGTCAGGGCCGAAGCTCCCAAGGCCGAGGCGCCGAAGGTGGAAGCGCCCAAGGCTGAAGCTGCGGCGCCGGCTGCCGCGCCGGCCGGCTCCAACGGCCCGGCCGTCGCCAAGCTGGCCGCGGAGAGCGGGCTGAACCCGGCCATGCTCGCCGGCACCGGCAAGGATGCGCGCGTGACCAAGGGCGACATGCTCGCGGCTCTGGCCGCTGCGCCGGCGCCCGCCGCCGCCCGCGCCCCGGCCGCGCCCCGCGCGCCTTCCTCGCCCGACGACGCCGCGCGCGAAGAGCGCGTGAAGATGACGAAGCTGCGCCAGACCATCGCCCGCCGTCTCAAGGACGCGCAGGACACGGCGGCGATGCTGACCACCTTCAACGATGTCGACATGTCGGCAGTGATGAATCTGCGCGCCCAGTACAAGGACGTGTTCGAGAAGAAGCACGGCGTGAAGCTGGGCTTCATGGGCTTCTTCACCAAGGCGGTGATCCAGGCGCTGAAGGACGTGCCCGAGGTCAATGCCGAGATCGACGGCACCGATCTGGTCTACAAGAATTACTACCACATCGGCATCGCCGTCGGCACCGACAAGGGCCTGGTGGTTCCCGTGGTGCGCGACGCCGACCAGCTGTCCATCGCCGAGATCGAAAAGACCATCGCCGGCCTCGGCCGCAAGGCGCGCGACGGCAAGCTCGGCATTGAGGACATGCAGGGCGGTACCTTCACCATCACCAATGGCGGCATCTACGGCTCGCTGATGTCGACCCCGATCCTCAACGCGCCGCAGTCGGGCATTCTCGGCATGCACCGCATCGAGGAGCGCCCCGTGGTGGTTAAGGGCCAGATTGTCGCCCGCCCAATGATGTATCTGGCACTGAGCTACGACCACCGCATCGTCGACGGCAAGGGCGCTGTGACCTTCCTCGTCCGCGTCAAGGAAGCGCTGGAAGACCCGACCCGCCTCGTGCTGGATCTGTGA
- a CDS encoding LysE family translocator has translation MTYLSEFAALMAVFAVVIVAPGADFALVVRQSVVHGRRAALITSFGIGASLLFHISYTLLGIGLIVSQSLALFALIKWLGVAYLLYLGVKSFFDKPLDIDEGELAAGARSGRPLSLGACFGMGFLTNALNPKPVLFFLSLFTALVSHETPAAVSFLYGIGMASALIAWFAGVTLFFTNPSVRARFKACGSWFNRLTGATFVLLGLRLAVQKAN, from the coding sequence ATGACCTATCTCAGCGAATTCGCGGCGCTGATGGCCGTGTTCGCGGTGGTAATCGTGGCGCCGGGGGCGGATTTCGCCCTCGTCGTCCGCCAAAGCGTAGTGCATGGCCGGCGCGCCGCGCTGATCACCAGCTTTGGCATTGGCGCGTCACTGCTGTTCCACATCAGCTACACCCTGCTGGGCATCGGCCTGATCGTCTCGCAGTCACTCGCGCTGTTCGCACTCATTAAATGGCTGGGCGTCGCCTATCTGCTCTATCTTGGGGTGAAGTCGTTCTTCGACAAGCCGCTCGACATCGACGAGGGCGAGCTGGCGGCGGGCGCTAGGTCGGGCCGGCCGCTCTCGCTGGGCGCCTGCTTCGGCATGGGCTTCCTCACCAATGCCCTCAACCCGAAGCCGGTGCTGTTCTTCCTCTCGCTCTTCACCGCTCTGGTGAGCCATGAGACGCCGGCGGCCGTGTCGTTTCTCTATGGAATCGGCATGGCAAGCGCGCTGATCGCGTGGTTTGCCGGCGTCACGCTGTTTTTCACCAACCCTTCCGTACGCGCCCGTTTCAAGGCGTGCGGAAGCTGGTTCAACCGGCTGACCGGCGCGACCTTCGTGCTGCTGGGCCTGCGCCTCGCGGTGCAGAAGGCCAACTGA
- the lpdA gene encoding dihydrolipoyl dehydrogenase → MSSYDLIVIGTGPGGYVCAIRAAQLGLKVAVVEKRATFGGTCLNIGCIPSKALLHASHRFEEAGHHFAKMGIKVGTPELDHQALLGFKDQAVEGNTKGVAFLMKKNKIDTFHGTASIPAAGKVEVAMADGSQQTLETKAIVIATGSDVAKLPGIAIDETRIVSSTGAIALEKVPGKLLVVGAGVIGLELGSVWRRLGAQVTVVEYLDRILPGMDNEVAKSFQRILEKQGVAFKLGAKVTGVDSSGDTLKVAIAPAAGGEEQTLEADVVLVAIGRVPYTEGLGLEALGVEKDGRGRVVTDHYYRTNVPGIFAIGDAIAGPMLAHKAEDEGVALAELLAGQAGHVNYDVIPAVVYTFPEVASVGKTEEELKQAGIAYTVGKFPFLANGRAKANDETDGFVKILADAATDRVLGAHIIGAEAGELIHECAVLMEFGGSSEDLARTCHAHPTRSEAVKEAAMAVEKRAIHM, encoded by the coding sequence ATGTCCTCCTACGACCTGATCGTCATCGGCACCGGCCCCGGCGGCTATGTCTGCGCCATCCGCGCTGCCCAGCTCGGGCTCAAGGTCGCGGTGGTCGAGAAGCGCGCCACCTTCGGCGGTACGTGCCTCAACATTGGCTGCATCCCCTCCAAGGCGCTGCTGCACGCCTCGCACCGCTTCGAGGAGGCCGGGCACCACTTCGCCAAGATGGGCATCAAGGTCGGCACGCCGGAGCTCGACCACCAGGCGCTGCTCGGCTTCAAGGACCAGGCGGTGGAGGGCAATACCAAGGGCGTCGCCTTCCTGATGAAGAAGAACAAGATCGACACTTTCCACGGCACGGCCAGCATTCCGGCGGCGGGCAAGGTCGAGGTCGCCATGGCGGACGGTTCGCAGCAGACGCTGGAGACCAAGGCCATCGTCATCGCCACCGGCTCGGATGTGGCCAAGCTGCCGGGCATCGCCATCGACGAGACCCGCATCGTCTCTTCCACCGGCGCCATCGCGCTGGAGAAAGTGCCGGGCAAGCTGCTAGTCGTCGGCGCCGGCGTCATCGGGCTGGAACTCGGCAGCGTATGGCGGCGCCTCGGCGCGCAGGTCACCGTGGTCGAATATCTCGACCGCATTCTGCCCGGCATGGACAATGAGGTCGCCAAGTCGTTCCAGCGCATTCTGGAAAAGCAGGGCGTGGCGTTCAAGCTCGGCGCCAAGGTCACCGGCGTCGACAGCTCCGGGGACACGCTCAAGGTCGCGATCGCGCCCGCTGCCGGCGGCGAGGAGCAGACCCTGGAAGCCGATGTGGTGCTCGTCGCCATCGGCCGCGTGCCCTATACGGAAGGCCTGGGGCTGGAAGCGCTCGGCGTCGAGAAGGATGGTCGCGGGCGCGTGGTGACCGACCATTATTACCGCACCAATGTGCCCGGCATCTTCGCCATTGGCGACGCCATTGCCGGCCCCATGCTGGCGCACAAGGCCGAAGACGAGGGCGTGGCGCTGGCCGAGCTGCTCGCCGGGCAGGCCGGCCATGTGAATTACGACGTGATCCCGGCGGTGGTGTACACCTTCCCGGAGGTCGCCTCGGTCGGCAAGACCGAGGAAGAACTGAAGCAGGCCGGCATCGCCTACACCGTCGGCAAGTTCCCCTTCCTCGCCAATGGTCGCGCCAAGGCCAATGACGAGACGGACGGCTTCGTAAAGATCCTCGCGGACGCCGCCACCGACCGCGTACTCGGCGCGCATATCATCGGCGCGGAAGCCGGCGAACTGATCCATGAATGCGCGGTGCTGATGGAATTCGGCGGTTCGTCCGAAGACCTCGCCCGCACCTGCCACGCCCACCCGACCCGCTCGGAAGCGGTGAAGGAAGCGGCGATGGCGGTGGAAAAGCGCGCCATTCACATGTGA
- a CDS encoding VOC family protein, producing the protein MTPIQPMIEHMSIGVSDYARSLSFYDAVLAPLGFVRVASHEEPEGESACWGPEGERPSPEGTPGAAPFWIQHRADAITPPPGFHLCFMAPTRRAVEAFHAAGLAAGGRDAGGPGLRPHYGEGYFAAFLLDPDGWKIEAVTYTDA; encoded by the coding sequence ATGACACCCATTCAGCCGATGATCGAGCATATGTCGATCGGGGTCAGCGATTATGCGCGCTCCCTCTCCTTTTATGATGCGGTGCTGGCGCCGCTCGGCTTCGTGCGTGTGGCGTCGCATGAGGAGCCGGAGGGGGAATCCGCCTGCTGGGGGCCGGAAGGGGAACGGCCCTCGCCCGAGGGCACGCCGGGTGCGGCGCCGTTCTGGATCCAGCACCGCGCCGACGCGATTACCCCGCCGCCGGGCTTCCACCTCTGCTTCATGGCCCCGACCCGTCGCGCTGTGGAAGCGTTCCACGCCGCCGGGCTGGCGGCGGGTGGACGCGATGCCGGCGGGCCGGGCCTGCGGCCGCATTATGGCGAAGGCTATTTCGCCGCCTTCCTGCTCGATCCGGACGGCTGGAAGATCGAGGCCGTGACCTACACGGATGCGTGA
- a CDS encoding tyrosine recombinase XerC yields the protein MASTDAQKAARAERALLAGAAPDVAEALTGWLGRLGHERRLSPKTREAYARDVASFLGLLARQFGRAPSLADLAALEPRDVRAVIAARRAEGIEPRTQMRFLAAARSFTRHLEREGLGKVGALAAVRGPRVPRTLPRPLAPRDARALTDPATRAGDDREPWILARDAAVIALLYGSGLRISEALGLMRRDMPEPGRGDQIVVHGKGGKTRMVPVLRQVIEAVDAYARACPYELEPTTPLFRGARGGPLSPRIVQLAVERMRGALGLPDSATPHALRHSFATHLLGRGGDLRSIQELLGHASLSTTQIYTAVDTETLMAAWKAAHPRATTK from the coding sequence ATGGCAAGCACGGACGCACAGAAGGCAGCACGCGCCGAGCGTGCCCTGCTGGCGGGGGCGGCGCCGGATGTTGCGGAGGCGCTGACAGGCTGGCTCGGGCGCCTCGGCCATGAGCGCCGGCTCTCCCCCAAGACCCGCGAGGCCTACGCCCGCGATGTCGCAAGCTTTCTCGGCCTGCTGGCTCGTCAGTTCGGGCGCGCGCCCAGCCTCGCCGATCTCGCTGCGCTGGAGCCCCGCGACGTGCGGGCGGTGATTGCCGCGCGCCGGGCGGAAGGGATCGAGCCGCGGACCCAGATGCGCTTCCTGGCCGCCGCGCGCTCTTTCACCCGGCATCTGGAACGCGAGGGGCTCGGCAAGGTCGGCGCGCTCGCCGCCGTGCGCGGGCCTCGTGTGCCACGCACCCTGCCGCGCCCGCTGGCGCCGCGTGATGCCCGGGCGCTGACCGATCCGGCGACACGGGCCGGAGATGACCGCGAGCCGTGGATTCTCGCGCGCGACGCAGCGGTGATCGCGCTGCTCTATGGTTCGGGACTGCGAATTTCAGAAGCGCTGGGCTTGATGCGACGTGACATGCCCGAGCCGGGGCGCGGCGACCAGATCGTCGTGCATGGCAAAGGCGGCAAGACCCGCATGGTGCCGGTGCTGCGGCAGGTGATCGAGGCGGTCGACGCTTATGCGCGCGCCTGCCCGTATGAGCTGGAGCCGACCACGCCGCTGTTTCGCGGCGCTCGGGGCGGGCCGCTTTCGCCGCGCATCGTGCAATTGGCGGTGGAGCGCATGCGCGGCGCGCTCGGCCTGCCCGACAGCGCCACGCCGCACGCGCTGCGCCATTCCTTCGCCACCCATCTGCTGGGGCGGGGCGGTGATCTGCGCTCGATCCAGGAACTTCTCGGCCACGCCTCGCTTTCCACGACGCAGATCTATACCGCCGTCGATACAGAGACGCTGATGGCGGCGTGGAAGGCGGCGCATCCGCGCGCCACCACCAAATGA
- a CDS encoding primosomal protein N' — translation MPSPDAADSPSLFPAPVRVVDVLLPLALGAAYSYRVPEGMEVAPGDIVVVPLGTRNMLGCVWPRAGEAATVDPARLKSIQRRCEVTPLTPEMIAFINWIADYTVTPPGMVLRLALRHDESAGIGRERVGVRLTDHRPARRTAAREKVIAALEDGFVRAKSEAAREAGVSPSVVDGLIDDGVLETVVLPPEPAAETPDPDHAAPELLPAQAEAAARLVASVKAHSFQPYLIDGVTGSGKTETYFEAVAETIRQGRQTLILMPEIALTRAFLDRFARRFGVRPAEWHSAVSTKRRGRVFRGVASGEVSVVAGARSALFLPFRDLGLILVDEEHDNAYKQEDGVHYHARDMAVVRARLEGASIALVSATPSIETEVNARRGRYTRLALPERFAGTKVPRLEPIDLRREGPPRGQWIAPRLAREMERTVEAGGQALLFLNRRGYAPLTLCRACGHRIKCPSCSSWLVEHRFRRRLECHQCGYAMPVPNQCPNCHEPNALIPCGPGVERLHEEAAKLFPDARLQVLSSDLAGGVERLRAELKAIEDGEVDIIIGTQLVAKGHNFPGLALVGVVDADVGLGHGDPRAAERTFQLLHQVAGRAGRHEVEGRAFLQTYMPEHPVMQALVAGDRDAFYDREIAIREEAHLPPFARFCALIVSGTDAHAAQAHARALAACSPFTDKVRVLGPAEAPLALIRGRHRFRLLARSERGFDLSAYVRAWMAGAPRATGSLKVEIDIDPQSFV, via the coding sequence ATGCCGAGCCCAGACGCCGCCGATTCCCCCTCCCTGTTCCCTGCGCCGGTGCGCGTGGTGGATGTGCTGCTGCCGCTCGCCCTCGGCGCAGCCTATTCCTACCGCGTGCCGGAGGGAATGGAGGTGGCGCCCGGCGATATCGTGGTGGTGCCGCTCGGCACGCGCAATATGCTCGGCTGCGTGTGGCCGCGCGCGGGTGAGGCCGCCACTGTCGATCCCGCCAGGCTGAAGTCGATACAGCGGCGCTGCGAGGTGACGCCGCTGACCCCTGAAATGATCGCCTTCATCAACTGGATCGCCGACTACACCGTCACCCCGCCCGGCATGGTGCTGCGCCTCGCTTTGCGCCATGACGAGAGCGCCGGCATCGGCCGCGAGCGGGTCGGCGTGCGCCTGACCGATCACCGCCCGGCCCGGCGCACGGCGGCTCGGGAGAAGGTGATCGCCGCGCTGGAGGACGGGTTCGTCCGCGCCAAGAGCGAGGCGGCACGAGAGGCCGGGGTCTCGCCCTCGGTGGTCGATGGCCTGATCGACGATGGCGTGCTGGAAACGGTGGTGCTGCCGCCCGAGCCGGCGGCGGAGACGCCGGACCCGGACCACGCCGCACCCGAGCTTCTGCCGGCGCAGGCAGAGGCTGCGGCCCGGCTGGTGGCGTCAGTGAAGGCGCATAGCTTCCAGCCCTACCTGATCGACGGCGTGACCGGCTCGGGAAAAACCGAAACCTATTTCGAGGCGGTGGCGGAAACCATCCGCCAAGGCCGGCAGACGCTGATCCTGATGCCGGAAATCGCCCTTACCCGGGCCTTTCTCGACCGTTTTGCCCGCCGCTTCGGCGTGCGGCCGGCGGAGTGGCATTCGGCCGTGTCGACCAAACGGCGCGGGCGGGTGTTTCGCGGCGTCGCCTCCGGCGAGGTGTCGGTGGTGGCCGGTGCCCGCTCGGCGCTGTTCCTGCCGTTCCGCGACCTCGGCCTGATCCTGGTCGATGAAGAGCACGACAACGCCTACAAGCAGGAGGACGGCGTCCACTATCACGCCCGCGACATGGCGGTGGTGCGAGCGCGGCTGGAGGGCGCGAGCATCGCCCTCGTCTCCGCCACGCCCTCCATCGAGACGGAGGTCAACGCACGGCGCGGGCGCTACACCCGCCTCGCGCTACCTGAGCGCTTTGCCGGCACCAAGGTGCCGCGCCTGGAGCCGATCGACCTGCGCCGCGAGGGTCCGCCGCGCGGCCAGTGGATCGCACCGCGCCTCGCCCGCGAGATGGAACGCACCGTCGAGGCCGGCGGGCAGGCGCTCCTTTTTCTCAACAGGCGCGGCTATGCGCCGCTCACTTTGTGCCGCGCCTGTGGCCACCGCATCAAATGCCCCTCCTGCTCCTCCTGGCTGGTCGAACACCGCTTCCGCCGCCGGCTCGAATGTCACCAATGCGGCTATGCCATGCCGGTGCCGAACCAGTGCCCGAACTGCCACGAGCCCAATGCACTCATCCCCTGCGGCCCCGGTGTCGAGCGGCTGCACGAGGAAGCGGCGAAGCTGTTTCCCGATGCCCGGCTGCAGGTGCTCTCCAGCGATCTCGCCGGCGGGGTGGAGCGGCTGCGGGCCGAGCTGAAGGCGATTGAAGATGGCGAGGTCGACATCATCATCGGCACCCAGCTCGTCGCCAAGGGGCACAATTTCCCCGGTCTGGCGCTGGTGGGCGTAGTCGATGCCGATGTCGGCCTCGGCCATGGCGACCCCCGCGCCGCCGAGCGCACCTTCCAGTTGCTGCATCAGGTCGCCGGCCGCGCCGGCCGCCACGAGGTGGAGGGGCGCGCCTTCCTGCAGACCTACATGCCCGAACACCCTGTCATGCAGGCGCTGGTGGCCGGCGACCGCGACGCCTTTTACGACCGCGAGATCGCCATTCGCGAGGAGGCGCATCTGCCGCCCTTCGCCCGCTTCTGCGCCCTCATCGTTTCCGGCACCGACGCGCATGCGGCGCAAGCCCATGCCCGCGCGCTGGCGGCCTGCTCGCCCTTCACCGACAAGGTGCGCGTGCTGGGCCCAGCCGAGGCGCCGCTGGCCCTGATTCGCGGCCGCCACCGCTTCCGCCTGCTCGCCCGCTCCGAACGCGGCTTCGATCTCTCCGCCTATGTCCGCGCCTGGATGGCCGGCGCGCCGCGCGCCACCGGCAGCCTCAAGGTCGAGATCGACATCGACCCGCAGAGCTTCGTCTAG
- a CDS encoding DUF5993 family protein has protein sequence MMSLPFFGFCVALGFAATGRRELALAAGLVSIGVVLTLFKLHATSALDLVL, from the coding sequence ATGATGAGTCTCCCCTTTTTCGGCTTCTGCGTCGCCCTGGGCTTCGCTGCCACCGGCCGGCGTGAACTCGCCCTCGCGGCCGGCTTGGTGTCGATCGGCGTTGTGCTGACGCTGTTCAAGCTGCACGCCACTTCCGCGCTTGATCTCGTGCTGTGA
- a CDS encoding disulfide bond formation protein B has product MTPEKAAVLTPDLSRLLNALGLLAVCGVLLMAFYDQFIGGELPCPLCILQRAGFVGVGVGLALNLKFGPRPSHYALAMLSALAGDVVAVRQTLLHIVPGTGTFGAAFLGLHFYTWAALLFVVIVAGCAVLLLFDRQFAPVQRAYRLSGLALVAFTLMALMAFGNGVSTVLECGGGLCPDDPVGYQLLDGEPPAPAPAP; this is encoded by the coding sequence ATGACACCCGAGAAAGCCGCCGTCCTCACCCCGGACCTCTCCCGCCTGCTCAACGCGCTCGGCCTCCTCGCCGTGTGCGGCGTGCTGCTGATGGCGTTCTATGACCAGTTCATCGGCGGGGAACTGCCCTGCCCGCTCTGCATCCTGCAGCGCGCCGGCTTTGTCGGCGTCGGCGTGGGCCTGGCGCTGAATCTGAAATTCGGCCCGCGTCCGAGCCATTATGCGCTGGCCATGCTGTCAGCGCTGGCAGGCGACGTGGTCGCCGTGCGGCAAACGCTGCTGCATATCGTGCCGGGCACGGGCACCTTCGGCGCCGCCTTTCTGGGGCTGCACTTCTATACATGGGCGGCGCTGCTGTTCGTCGTCATCGTTGCCGGCTGCGCCGTGCTGCTGCTGTTCGACCGCCAGTTCGCCCCCGTTCAGCGAGCCTATCGGCTCAGCGGCCTCGCGCTGGTCGCCTTCACGCTGATGGCCCTGATGGCGTTTGGCAATGGCGTGTCCACCGTGCTGGAATGCGGCGGTGGCCTGTGCCCGGACGATCCGGTTGGCTATCAACTCCTCGACGGCGAGCCGCCGGCGCCGGCGCCCGCCCCCTAG
- a CDS encoding AEC family transporter, with protein sequence MLAQLGAIALVVAPVFGLIGLGFIASLSGHLRERAAEGLSEYVFGLAVPVLIFKTLAEAQLPAEGQPWGYWIAYFTGAFTVFGLGMLAARTLFGRGHLEGVIQGFTSGQANTVFVGVPLILQAFGPEGAVPLFLLIAIHLPIMMVLATVLAEGAAAGLSLATMRQLGRMLALNPILLGIYAGGIAKLAGYVPGGVLKQTLDMLAASAVPCALVSLGLALHRYPIRGDIGPAIVISTLKLGVHPAIVYALTRVLPMPPVWADVAVVFAAMPCGINAYLLAQRYRTGVAASASAVSLSTALSLFTVTLWFLILGVG encoded by the coding sequence ATGCTGGCCCAGCTCGGCGCCATCGCCCTCGTCGTGGCGCCGGTCTTCGGCCTCATCGGCCTCGGTTTCATCGCCTCGCTGTCAGGCCATCTGCGTGAGCGCGCCGCCGAGGGTCTGTCCGAATATGTGTTCGGCCTCGCGGTTCCGGTGCTCATCTTCAAGACGCTGGCCGAAGCGCAACTGCCGGCCGAAGGCCAGCCCTGGGGCTACTGGATCGCCTATTTCACCGGCGCCTTCACGGTTTTCGGCCTCGGCATGCTGGCCGCGCGCACACTGTTCGGCCGCGGGCATCTCGAAGGTGTGATCCAGGGCTTCACCTCCGGTCAGGCAAACACGGTGTTCGTCGGCGTGCCGCTGATCCTTCAGGCTTTCGGGCCGGAAGGGGCGGTTCCGCTGTTCCTGCTGATCGCCATCCACCTGCCGATCATGATGGTATTGGCCACCGTTCTCGCCGAAGGCGCCGCAGCCGGCCTGTCGCTGGCGACGATGCGCCAGCTCGGGCGAATGCTGGCGCTCAACCCCATCCTGCTCGGCATCTATGCCGGCGGCATCGCCAAGCTCGCCGGCTATGTGCCCGGCGGCGTGCTGAAACAGACGCTCGACATGCTCGCCGCCTCTGCCGTTCCCTGCGCGCTCGTCTCGCTCGGGCTCGCTCTCCACCGTTACCCTATACGCGGCGACATCGGCCCGGCCATCGTCATCTCCACGCTGAAACTCGGCGTCCACCCGGCCATCGTCTACGCGCTCACGCGGGTGCTGCCGATGCCGCCGGTCTGGGCGGATGTCGCCGTGGTATTCGCGGCCATGCCCTGCGGCATCAATGCCTATTTGCTGGCCCAGCGCTACCGAACCGGCGTTGCCGCCTCCGCCAGCGCGGTGTCACTGTCGACCGCGCTGAGCCTGTTCACCGTGACCCTCTGGTTCCTGATCCTCGGTGTCGGCTGA
- a CDS encoding glycerophosphodiester phosphodiesterase family protein, with the protein MLHALRTTFRPAIRPLSVLAFGAALAAPALAETGSVEIGPRPFYLVGEMKDGALKDQLAQCKGPFTAKNFSISHRGAPLQFPEHTREGYLAAARMGAGVIECDVAFTKDRELVCRHAQCDLHTTTDILARPELAAKCSEGFQPADPATGRKASAKCCTSDLTLAEFKSLRPKMDGFNPRGVTAQEYMDGTPSWRTDLYVNRATLMSHKEYIELVKSLGLKFTPELKTPEVAMPFEGSYSQEHYAQQMIDEYKAAGVDPRDVYAQSFRLDDVLYWLKAEPAFGAQAVYLDGRDEESKGFDNMKPETWQPSMQELADKGVKILAPPLWMLVTHKDGKIVPSVYAQEAKKAGLGLISWSLERSGPLNTGGGYYYQSVKPVIDRDGDMLTLLDVLGRDIGVIGVFSDWPATTTFYANCMKLN; encoded by the coding sequence ATGCTGCATGCCCTGCGCACGACCTTTCGTCCCGCCATCCGACCCTTGAGCGTCCTCGCCTTCGGCGCCGCGCTGGCGGCTCCGGCGCTGGCCGAGACCGGTTCGGTGGAGATCGGCCCGCGTCCATTCTATCTCGTCGGCGAGATGAAGGATGGGGCGCTGAAGGACCAACTGGCGCAGTGCAAGGGTCCGTTCACGGCGAAGAACTTCTCCATTTCCCATCGCGGCGCGCCGTTGCAGTTCCCCGAGCACACGCGCGAGGGTTATCTCGCCGCCGCCCGCATGGGCGCTGGCGTGATCGAATGCGACGTGGCCTTCACCAAGGACCGCGAACTGGTGTGCCGCCACGCCCAATGCGACCTGCACACCACGACGGATATTCTCGCCCGCCCGGAACTCGCGGCAAAATGCTCGGAAGGCTTCCAGCCCGCTGACCCCGCCACTGGGCGCAAGGCCAGCGCCAAATGCTGCACCAGCGATCTGACCCTGGCGGAATTCAAGTCGCTGCGGCCGAAGATGGACGGCTTCAACCCGCGCGGCGTGACGGCGCAGGAATATATGGACGGCACGCCGAGCTGGCGGACCGATCTTTACGTGAACCGGGCGACTCTCATGTCGCACAAGGAATATATCGAGCTGGTGAAGTCGCTCGGCCTCAAGTTCACGCCGGAGCTGAAGACGCCGGAAGTGGCGATGCCGTTCGAGGGCAGCTACAGCCAGGAGCACTACGCCCAGCAGATGATCGACGAGTACAAGGCGGCCGGCGTCGATCCGCGCGATGTCTACGCCCAGTCCTTCCGGCTCGACGACGTGCTCTATTGGCTGAAGGCCGAACCCGCCTTCGGCGCGCAGGCGGTCTATCTCGACGGCCGCGACGAGGAGAGCAAGGGCTTCGACAACATGAAGCCCGAGACTTGGCAGCCCTCCATGCAGGAGCTGGCGGACAAGGGCGTGAAGATCCTCGCTCCGCCGCTGTGGATGCTGGTGACGCACAAGGACGGCAAGATCGTGCCTTCGGTCTATGCGCAGGAAGCGAAGAAGGCAGGTCTCGGCCTCATCAGCTGGTCGCTGGAGCGCTCCGGTCCGCTCAATACCGGCGGCGGCTATTACTACCAGTCGGTCAAGCCGGTGATCGACCGGGATGGTGACATGCTGACGCTGCTCGACGTGCTCGGCCGCGACATTGGCGTGATCGGCGTGTTCTCCGACTGGCCGGCGACCACCACCTTCTATGCCAACTGCATGAAGCTCAACTGA
- a CDS encoding DUF2161 domain-containing phosphodiesterase has translation METSLYLPIKCFLEQRGFTVKGEIGGCDLVALSEDETPLVVIGELKLSFNLELVLQAVDRAGAGDEVWLAARASARGKGRESDARFRNLCRRLGFGMLAVLPDGEVTILVAPDAPMPRKDPRRRSRLVAEHRRRQGDPAVGGGSRVPVMTAYRQQALACAAALAAGPARPRDLRPHAPEAGKILLANVYGWFARAERGVYTLTPAGHEALARWPQPARGDGAA, from the coding sequence TTGGAAACCTCGCTCTACCTGCCGATCAAGTGCTTTCTCGAACAGCGCGGCTTCACCGTGAAAGGCGAGATCGGCGGCTGCGATCTGGTGGCGCTGTCCGAGGACGAGACGCCGCTCGTCGTCATCGGCGAACTCAAGCTGAGCTTCAATCTGGAACTCGTGCTGCAGGCGGTCGACCGGGCCGGCGCGGGTGATGAGGTGTGGCTGGCGGCGCGTGCTTCCGCGCGTGGCAAGGGACGGGAGAGCGATGCGCGCTTCCGCAATCTCTGCCGCCGCCTCGGCTTCGGCATGCTTGCCGTGCTGCCCGATGGCGAGGTGACGATCCTCGTCGCCCCCGACGCGCCGATGCCGCGCAAGGACCCGCGCCGCCGCTCGCGTCTGGTGGCCGAGCATCGGCGGCGACAGGGCGATCCGGCGGTCGGCGGCGGCTCGCGCGTGCCTGTGATGACCGCCTATCGCCAACAGGCGCTGGCCTGCGCGGCGGCGCTGGCGGCGGGGCCGGCGCGTCCGCGCGATCTGCGCCCGCACGCGCCGGAGGCTGGGAAAATCCTGCTCGCCAATGTTTATGGCTGGTTCGCCCGTGCCGAACGCGGTGTCTACACGCTCACCCCGGCCGGGCACGAGGCGCTGGCACGCTGGCCGCAGCCGGCCCGGGGGGACGGAGCGGCGTGA